A region from the Ammospiza nelsoni isolate bAmmNel1 chromosome 1, bAmmNel1.pri, whole genome shotgun sequence genome encodes:
- the MRPL53 gene encoding large ribosomal subunit protein mL53, producing the protein MASKVSLVLRPVKSIVVRFCPFEPNVESTRKFLQRIYHKKIQATNTNCEVTADVRHDGSEPVVDVTFADGDRLIMKGAHLTTGEMLTALASRCNAKDLKEEQKSKKKNP; encoded by the exons ATGGCGTCCAAGGTGAGCCTGGTGCTGCGGCCGGTGAAGAGTATCGTGGTGCGGTTCTGCCCCTTTGAGCCCAACGTGGAGAGCACCAG aaaatttctcCAAAGAATTTAccataaaaaaatccaagctaCTAATACAAACTGTGAAGTGACTGCTGATGTGAGACATGATGGATCTGAACCAGTTGTAGATGTTACATTCG CTGATGGAGATCGACTGATCATGAAGGGAGCCCACTTGACCACAGGGGAAATGTTAACAGCATTGGCTTCCAGATGTAATGCAAAAGACCTgaaggaagaacagaaaagcaAGAAGAAGAATCCCTGA